One region of Eupeodes corollae chromosome 1, idEupCoro1.1, whole genome shotgun sequence genomic DNA includes:
- the LOC129942005 gene encoding elongation of very long chain fatty acids protein 7, which translates to MSMRMNETDTVVDRMVNFFVEHEDLRTKSWFLSNSPGPLITILAAYLYFCLYAGPRYMRDRKPYELKTTLLIYNAFQVLLSYVLFYEGYKGGWGGHYSFRCQEVIYETDPISMRMAGAVWLYYIAKLTELLDTVFFVLRKRQRQVSFLHLYHHTLMPVCAFVGVKYFAGGHGTLLGFINSFIHIVMYAYYLLSALGPKVQKYLWWKKYLTIMQIIQFLIIFVHTLQIQFQPNCKFPKSIAALLTFNAGLFTYMFSAFYVKSYKKEAAQAARDALKSEEKKE; encoded by the exons ATGTCTATGAGAATGAATGAAACGGATACGGTCGTAGACCGCATGGTGAACTTTTTTGTGGAACATGAAG atcTTCGTACCAAAAGTTGGTTCCTTTCGAATTCACCCGGACCTCTTATAACAATTCTTGCTGCCTATTTGTACTTCTGCCTCTATGCTGGACCTCGTTATATGCGTGATCGTAAACCCTATGAACTGAAAACTactcttttaatttataatgcATTTCAAGTGTTATTAAGTTATGTTCTTTTCTACGAA ggATATAAAGGTGGTTGGGGCGGTCATTATAGTTTTAGATGTCAAGAAGTTATTTACGAAACAGATCCAATTTCAATGAGG ATGGCTGGTGCTGTATGGTTATATTATATTGCAAAATTGACAGAACTTCTGGATACAGTGTTCTTTGTTTTGAGGAAAAGACAACGCCAAGTGTCATTCTTGCATTTGTATCATCACACTTTGATGCCAGTTTGTGCTTTTGTTGGAGTTAAATATTTTGCAG GTGGACATGGAACTCTTCTTGGATTCATCAATTCTTTCATCCACATCGTCATGTACGCCTACTACCTGCTCTCAGCTCTTGGACCTAAAGTACAAAAGTATCTATGGTGGAAGAAGTACCTTACCATCATGCAAatt ATCCAATTCTTGATCATTTTCGTGCACACCCTGCAGATTCAATTCCAGCCCAACTGCAAATTCCCCAAATCAATTGCCGCCTTGTTGACATTCAACGCTGGTCTCTTCACCTACATGTTCAGTGCATTCTATGTTAAGAGCTACAAAAAGGAAGCAGCTCAAGCGGCGCGAGATGCCCTTAAAAGCgaagaaaagaaagaataa